A genomic stretch from Alosa sapidissima isolate fAloSap1 chromosome 3, fAloSap1.pri, whole genome shotgun sequence includes:
- the LOC121705894 gene encoding uncharacterized protein LOC121705894 isoform X8: MPRRTTPLQDATNHILAGRDKNSMLEIKYINPVKGRGIFTLAVFNQGDFVVEYRGELIDAAEAEHRRKLYHNACSIFMFDFTWKRKTWCIDGALEDGSFGRLVNDEHKAPNCRMKLIEADGKPHLCLFALKEIMAGTEITYDYGGKEWPWRKETQLSGGSFPSGQHSVAELSDHAHDLEPNVFSTDLFRDTELRAECQSSTPTPDNPAHEVHCVRGQCGTSSAKEGIGEVGVQHQEVLSPVFSAELASETESRSGCQSSRAMPNDTACEVHCVRGQCGTSSAKEGIGEVGVQHQEVLSPVFSAELASETESRSGCQSSRATPNDSACEVHCVRGQCGTSPIPSFTEEVGVQHQEVLSPVFSAELASETESRSGCQSSRAVPNDSACECTIHKLVFESLRIDKCWICHSPFTSIRWHGVRCKQCCGVWHKICLQKSSEDWDISDDDVSSGDEYIPESVSDSESSGTELSAELAEPSKKSHTNMPDLVTFAHPEPESSESVSDSESSGTELSVKLPEPSKKSHTNMPDLVTFAEPDPEPEPESTVDILGQSKSPTKSGKFLKSQVNYCFVCGKPQTKFARHLEKHVNENAEIAQALQFPKSSKDRRVLLEKFRNLGNFKHNSTVKTTGSGCLKVKRSSKQSSSPETYDYCLYCKGMLSRKELSRHMKRCALRPENNVEEGPEWTERVIGIASAQFTMSQPISSELWSVLGKMHKDDVSTAIRNDHYLMQFAQSLFNKHGSDRSKHEYIRQKVRELGRLLVTLRHTTRIHNMEEAIKPGNFFTLTGAVKRVSGFDHQHNTFKAPSLALKIGHSLRKISDLIMCRALMEEDQEGVDSIKRFHTLHETKWSELVSHSALSNLSEAKYNKSTRLPLAKDVQKLQLYLGQQVELAKEKLADNPTAGTYAALAKVTLCQVILFNRRREGEVARMTVNNFEDRDVSQLNDDISTGLTEVEKRLCKQFARVELRGKKGRKVAVILTPDMTANLSLLISKRKECGVTENNNYLFAIPCSDGHYRGQFGQFADACGAEDPQNLRSTNLRKQIATISQVMNLKDNELDQLADFLGHDIRVHREYYRLPQSTIQLAKISKLLMAMEKGSVKDIQGKSLDEIGDDIDKMDTGSQQLPNVSTLQDNEEMLTSGTFGSPHLSETAAQDDQGNSACVTSGSPHLPDSVTQGFCVSSRRCTKRPWSEEEIQAVMKHLRPFVENGVTATSGQCKEKEHPILETRSIQNIRDFVRNRGLAFKRHSNAKR, translated from the exons ATGCCACGGAGAACTACTCCTCTTCAGGATGCCACTAATCACATCCTTGCAGGAAGAGACAAGAATTCAATGTTAGAGATCAAATATATTAATCCAGTTAAAG GTCGTGGTATCTTCACTTTAGCTGTTTTCAATCAAGGAGACTTTGTGGTGGAGTATAGAGGGGAGCTCATTGATGCAGCTGAAGCTGAACATAGACGTAAACTGTACCACAATGCATGTTCGATCTTCATGTTTGACTTCACATGGAAGCGGAAGACATGGTG TATTGATGGAGCACTTGAAGATGGGTCATTTGGACGACTGGTAAACGATGAGCACAAGGCACCAAATTGCAGAATGAAGTTGATCGAAGCAGATGggaagccacatctctgcctttttgCACTGAAGGAAATTATGGCTGGAACTGAAATCACTTATGACTATGGTGGGAAAGAATGGCCCTGGCGTAAAGAG ACACAACTCAGTGGTGGAAGTTTCCCTTCTGGCCAACACTCCGTTGCAGAGCTTAGTGACCACGCCCATGACTTGGAACCCAATGTTTTCTCTACAGACTTATTCAGAG ACACCGAATTGAGAGCAGAGTGTCAGTCATCCACTCCCACACCAGACAACCCTGCGCATGAG GTGCACTGTGTCAGAGGTCAGTGTGGCACTTCTTCTGCGAAAGAGGGGATTGGAGAAGTTGGTGTCCAGCACCAGGAGGTGTTATCCCCTGTGTTCTCAGCAGAGCTTGCCAGTG AGACCGAATCAAGATCAGGGTGTCAATCATCCAGAGCTATGCCAAATGACACTGCTTGTGAG GTGCACTGTGTCAGAGGTCAGTGTGGCACTTCTTCTGCGAAAGAGGGGATTGGAGAAGTTGGTGTCCAGCACCAGGAGGTGTTATCCCCTGTGTTCTCAGCAGAGCTTGCCAGTG AGACTGAATCAAGATCAGGGTGTCAATCATCCAGAGCCACGCCAAATGACTCTGCTTGTGAG GTGCACTGTGTCAGAGGTCAGTGTGGCACTTCTCCAATCCCCTCTTTCACAGAAGAAGTTGGTGTCCAGCACCAGGAGGTGTTATCCCCTGTGTTCTCAGCAGAGCTTGCCAGTG AGACCGAATCAAGATCAGGGTGTCAATCATCCAGAGCTGTGCCAAATGACTCTGCTTGTGAG TGTACAATCCATAAGCTGGTTTTTGAATCGTTGAGAATTGACAAATGCTGGATATGCCATTCACCTTTCACATCTATCAGATGGCACGGTGTAAGATGCAAAC AATGCTGTGGTGTGTGGCACAAAATCTGCCTCCAGAAGTCCTCAGAAGACTGGGATATATCAGAT GATGATGTCTCATCTGGTGATGAGTACATCCCAGAGTCTGTATCGGATTCAGAAAGCTCAGGAACAGAGTTGAGTGCCGAGTTGGCTGAACCATCCAAGAAGTCCCATACCAATATGCCTGATTTAGTTACTTTTGCTCACCCAGAACCAGAAAGCTCAGAGTCTGTATCGGATTCAGAAAGCTCAGGAACAGAGTTGAGTGTCAAGTTGCCTGAACCATCCAAGAAGTCCCATACCAATATGCCTGATTTAGTTACTTTTGCTGAACCAGACCCCGAACCAGAACCAGAAAGCACTGTGGATATTCTTGGCCAAAGTAAATCCCCAACCAAATCAGGAAAATTCCTTAAAAGCCAAGTCAATTATTGTTTTGTATGTGGGAAACCTCAAACAAAATTTGCACGTCATCTCGAGAAGcatgtaaatgaaaatgctgAAATCGCACAGGCACTCCAGTTCCCCAAATCATCAAAGGACAGAAGGGTTCTTCTTGAGAAATTCCGAAACCTTGGCAACTTCAAGCATAACTCGACTGTTAAAACCACAGGGTCAGGCTGTCTTAAAGTGAAAAGGAGTTCCAAACAGAGTAGCAGCCCTGAGACATATGATTACTGCTTGTACTGTAAGGGTATGTTATCCAGAAAAGAACTTTCTCGACATATGAAAAGATGTGCTCTAAGACCCGAGAATAATGTTGAAGAGGGACCTGAGTGGACAGAGAGGGTCATTGGTATAGCATCTGCTCAATTTACAATGTCCCAGCCAATTTCAAGTGAACTTTGGTCAGTGCTGGGCAAAATGCACAAGGATGACGTGTCCACTGCAATAAGGAATGATCATTATCTCATGCAGTTTGCCCAGTCCCTCTTTAATAAGCATGGGAGTGACAGATCAAAGCATGAGTATATAAGACAGAAAGTAAGGGAACTTGGGAGATTACTTGTGACTTTGCGCCACACAACTAGAATCCATAACATGGAAGAGGCAATAAAACCAGGCAACTTCTTTACTCTTACTGGTGCTGTTAAGAGAGTTTCAGGTTTTGATcaccaacacaacacattcaaaGCCCCAAGTCTGGCTCTTAAAATTGGGCATTCTCTCAGAAAGATAAGTGACCTCATCATGTGTCGTGCCCTAATGGAAGAGGACCAAGAGGGGGTCGATTCCATCAAGAGGTTTCATACACTTCATGAAACAAAGTGGTCTGAATTAGTTTCCCATTCTGCCTTATCAAACCTGAGTGAGGCAAAATACAATAAGAGCACCAGGCTTCCACTGGCCAAAGACGTTCAGAAGCTGCAGTTATATCTTGGTCAGCAAGTGGAATTGGCTAAGGAGAAACTAGCCGATAACCCAACAGCAGGCACTTATGCAGCACTAGCAAAGGTGACCCTCTGTCAAGTCATTTTGTTTAATAGGAGAAGGGAAGGTGAAGTGGCAAGGATGACTGTAAACAATTTTGAAGATCGTGATGTGTCAcaactaaatgatgacataaGCACTGGGCTTACAGAAGTTGAGAAGAGACTTTGCAAACAATTCGCCAGAGTGGaattgagggggaaaaaaggacGAAAGGTTGCTGTGATCCTGACCCCTGATATGACTGCTAACCTGTCACTCCTCATTAGTAAGAGGAAAGAGTGTGGAGTAACTGAAAACAACAATTACCTCTTCGCTATTCCTTGTAGTGATGGTCATTACAGAGGACAGTTTGGTCAATTTGCAGATGCTTGTGGAGCCGAAGATCCTCAAAACCTCAGATCAACTAACCTTCGCAAACAGATCGCCACAATAAGCCAAGTCATGAACTTGAAAGATAATGAACTGGACCAGCTGGCCGACTTTCTCGGCCATGACATTAGGGTGCATAGGGAGTACTATCGACTGCCCCAATCAACGATTCAGCTGGCTAAGATCTCAAAGCTGCTTATGGCTATGGAGAAGGGAAGTGTGAAGGATATTCAAGGAAAATCTCTGGATGAAATTGGTG ATGACATAGACAAAATGGATACAGGATCACAGCAACTCCCTAATGTTTCCACATTGCAAG ACAATGAAGAAATGTTGACTTCTGGGACTTTTGGATCACCTCATCTCTCCGAGACTGCAGCTCAAG ATGACCAGGGGAACTCTGCCTGTGTAACTTCTGGTTCACCTCATCTCCCTGACTCCGTTACTCAAG GTTTCTGTGTTTCATCAAGGCGGTGTACGAAGAGACCATGGTCTGAGGAGGAGATACAAGCGGTGATGAAACATCTAAGGCCTTTTGTTGAAAACGGTGTCACTGCCACCAGCGGGCAGTGCAAGGAAAAGGAACACCCTATCTTGGAGACCAGATCCATTCAAAACATTAGAGATTTTGTCCGCAACAGAGGCTTGGCCTTTAAAAGGCATTCAAATGCTAAACGCTAA
- the LOC121705894 gene encoding uncharacterized protein LOC121705894 isoform X2, with protein sequence MPRRTTPLQDATNHILAGRDKNSMLEIKYINPVKGRGIFTLAVFNQGDFVVEYRGELIDAAEAEHRRKLYHNACSIFMFDFTWKRKTWCIDGALEDGSFGRLVNDEHKAPNCRMKLIEADGKPHLCLFALKEIMAGTEITYDYGGKEWPWRKETQLSGGSFPSGQHSVAELSDHAHDLEPNVFSTDLFRDTELRAECQSSTPTPDNPAHEVHCVRGQCGTSSAKEGIGEVGVQHQEVLSPVFSAELASETESRSGCQSSRAAPNDSACEVHCVRGQCGTSFAKEGIGEVGVQHQEVLSPVFSAELASETESRSGCQSSRAMPNDTACEVHCVRGQCGTSSAKEGIGEVGVQHQEVLSPVFSAELASETESRSGCQSSRATPNDSACEVHCVRGQCGTSPIPSFTEEVGVQHQEVLSPVFSAELASETESRSGCQSSRAVPNDSACECTIHKLVFESLRIDKCWICHSPFTSIRWHGVRCKQCCGVWHKICLQKSSEDWDISDDDVSSGDEYIPESVSDSESSGTELSAELAEPSKKSHTNMPDLVTFAHPEPESSESVSDSESSGTELSVKLPEPSKKSHTNMPDLVTFAEPDPEPEPESTVDILGQSKSPTKSGKFLKSQVNYCFVCGKPQTKFARHLEKHVNENAEIAQALQFPKSSKDRRVLLEKFRNLGNFKHNSTVKTTGSGCLKVKRSSKQSSSPETYDYCLYCKGMLSRKELSRHMKRCALRPENNVEEGPEWTERVIGIASAQFTMSQPISSELWSVLGKMHKDDVSTAIRNDHYLMQFAQSLFNKHGSDRSKHEYIRQKVRELGRLLVTLRHTTRIHNMEEAIKPGNFFTLTGAVKRVSGFDHQHNTFKAPSLALKIGHSLRKISDLIMCRALMEEDQEGVDSIKRFHTLHETKWSELVSHSALSNLSEAKYNKSTRLPLAKDVQKLQLYLGQQVELAKEKLADNPTAGTYAALAKVTLCQVILFNRRREGEVARMTVNNFEDRDVSQLNDDISTGLTEVEKRLCKQFARVELRGKKGRKVAVILTPDMTANLSLLISKRKECGVTENNNYLFAIPCSDGHYRGQFGQFADACGAEDPQNLRSTNLRKQIATISQVMNLKDNELDQLADFLGHDIRVHREYYRLPQSTIQLAKISKLLMAMEKGSVKDIQGKSLDEIGDDIDKMDTGSQQLPNVSTLQDNEEMLTSGTFGSPHLSETAAQDDQGNSACVTSGSPHLPDSVTQGFCVSSRRCTKRPWSEEEIQAVMKHLRPFVENGVTATSGQCKEKEHPILETRSIQNIRDFVRNRGLAFKRHSNAKR encoded by the exons ATGCCACGGAGAACTACTCCTCTTCAGGATGCCACTAATCACATCCTTGCAGGAAGAGACAAGAATTCAATGTTAGAGATCAAATATATTAATCCAGTTAAAG GTCGTGGTATCTTCACTTTAGCTGTTTTCAATCAAGGAGACTTTGTGGTGGAGTATAGAGGGGAGCTCATTGATGCAGCTGAAGCTGAACATAGACGTAAACTGTACCACAATGCATGTTCGATCTTCATGTTTGACTTCACATGGAAGCGGAAGACATGGTG TATTGATGGAGCACTTGAAGATGGGTCATTTGGACGACTGGTAAACGATGAGCACAAGGCACCAAATTGCAGAATGAAGTTGATCGAAGCAGATGggaagccacatctctgcctttttgCACTGAAGGAAATTATGGCTGGAACTGAAATCACTTATGACTATGGTGGGAAAGAATGGCCCTGGCGTAAAGAG ACACAACTCAGTGGTGGAAGTTTCCCTTCTGGCCAACACTCCGTTGCAGAGCTTAGTGACCACGCCCATGACTTGGAACCCAATGTTTTCTCTACAGACTTATTCAGAG ACACCGAATTGAGAGCAGAGTGTCAGTCATCCACTCCCACACCAGACAACCCTGCGCATGAG GTGCACTGTGTCAGAGGTCAGTGTGGCACTTCTTCTGCGAAAGAGGGGATTGGAGAAGTTGGTGTCCAGCACCAGGAGGTGTTATCCCCTGTGTTCTCAGCAGAGCTTGCCAGTG AGACTGAATCAAGATCAGGGTGTCAATCATCCAGAGCCGCGCCAAATGACTCTGCTTGTGAG GTGCACTGTGTCAGAGGTCAGTGTGGCACTTCTTTTGCGAAAGAGGGGATTGGAGAAGTTGGTGTCCAGCACCAGGAGGTGTTATCCCCTGTGTTCTCAGCAGAGCTTGCCAGTG AGACCGAATCAAGATCAGGGTGTCAATCATCCAGAGCTATGCCAAATGACACTGCTTGTGAG GTGCACTGTGTCAGAGGTCAGTGTGGCACTTCTTCTGCGAAAGAGGGGATTGGAGAAGTTGGTGTCCAGCACCAGGAGGTGTTATCCCCTGTGTTCTCAGCAGAGCTTGCCAGTG AGACTGAATCAAGATCAGGGTGTCAATCATCCAGAGCCACGCCAAATGACTCTGCTTGTGAG GTGCACTGTGTCAGAGGTCAGTGTGGCACTTCTCCAATCCCCTCTTTCACAGAAGAAGTTGGTGTCCAGCACCAGGAGGTGTTATCCCCTGTGTTCTCAGCAGAGCTTGCCAGTG AGACCGAATCAAGATCAGGGTGTCAATCATCCAGAGCTGTGCCAAATGACTCTGCTTGTGAG TGTACAATCCATAAGCTGGTTTTTGAATCGTTGAGAATTGACAAATGCTGGATATGCCATTCACCTTTCACATCTATCAGATGGCACGGTGTAAGATGCAAAC AATGCTGTGGTGTGTGGCACAAAATCTGCCTCCAGAAGTCCTCAGAAGACTGGGATATATCAGAT GATGATGTCTCATCTGGTGATGAGTACATCCCAGAGTCTGTATCGGATTCAGAAAGCTCAGGAACAGAGTTGAGTGCCGAGTTGGCTGAACCATCCAAGAAGTCCCATACCAATATGCCTGATTTAGTTACTTTTGCTCACCCAGAACCAGAAAGCTCAGAGTCTGTATCGGATTCAGAAAGCTCAGGAACAGAGTTGAGTGTCAAGTTGCCTGAACCATCCAAGAAGTCCCATACCAATATGCCTGATTTAGTTACTTTTGCTGAACCAGACCCCGAACCAGAACCAGAAAGCACTGTGGATATTCTTGGCCAAAGTAAATCCCCAACCAAATCAGGAAAATTCCTTAAAAGCCAAGTCAATTATTGTTTTGTATGTGGGAAACCTCAAACAAAATTTGCACGTCATCTCGAGAAGcatgtaaatgaaaatgctgAAATCGCACAGGCACTCCAGTTCCCCAAATCATCAAAGGACAGAAGGGTTCTTCTTGAGAAATTCCGAAACCTTGGCAACTTCAAGCATAACTCGACTGTTAAAACCACAGGGTCAGGCTGTCTTAAAGTGAAAAGGAGTTCCAAACAGAGTAGCAGCCCTGAGACATATGATTACTGCTTGTACTGTAAGGGTATGTTATCCAGAAAAGAACTTTCTCGACATATGAAAAGATGTGCTCTAAGACCCGAGAATAATGTTGAAGAGGGACCTGAGTGGACAGAGAGGGTCATTGGTATAGCATCTGCTCAATTTACAATGTCCCAGCCAATTTCAAGTGAACTTTGGTCAGTGCTGGGCAAAATGCACAAGGATGACGTGTCCACTGCAATAAGGAATGATCATTATCTCATGCAGTTTGCCCAGTCCCTCTTTAATAAGCATGGGAGTGACAGATCAAAGCATGAGTATATAAGACAGAAAGTAAGGGAACTTGGGAGATTACTTGTGACTTTGCGCCACACAACTAGAATCCATAACATGGAAGAGGCAATAAAACCAGGCAACTTCTTTACTCTTACTGGTGCTGTTAAGAGAGTTTCAGGTTTTGATcaccaacacaacacattcaaaGCCCCAAGTCTGGCTCTTAAAATTGGGCATTCTCTCAGAAAGATAAGTGACCTCATCATGTGTCGTGCCCTAATGGAAGAGGACCAAGAGGGGGTCGATTCCATCAAGAGGTTTCATACACTTCATGAAACAAAGTGGTCTGAATTAGTTTCCCATTCTGCCTTATCAAACCTGAGTGAGGCAAAATACAATAAGAGCACCAGGCTTCCACTGGCCAAAGACGTTCAGAAGCTGCAGTTATATCTTGGTCAGCAAGTGGAATTGGCTAAGGAGAAACTAGCCGATAACCCAACAGCAGGCACTTATGCAGCACTAGCAAAGGTGACCCTCTGTCAAGTCATTTTGTTTAATAGGAGAAGGGAAGGTGAAGTGGCAAGGATGACTGTAAACAATTTTGAAGATCGTGATGTGTCAcaactaaatgatgacataaGCACTGGGCTTACAGAAGTTGAGAAGAGACTTTGCAAACAATTCGCCAGAGTGGaattgagggggaaaaaaggacGAAAGGTTGCTGTGATCCTGACCCCTGATATGACTGCTAACCTGTCACTCCTCATTAGTAAGAGGAAAGAGTGTGGAGTAACTGAAAACAACAATTACCTCTTCGCTATTCCTTGTAGTGATGGTCATTACAGAGGACAGTTTGGTCAATTTGCAGATGCTTGTGGAGCCGAAGATCCTCAAAACCTCAGATCAACTAACCTTCGCAAACAGATCGCCACAATAAGCCAAGTCATGAACTTGAAAGATAATGAACTGGACCAGCTGGCCGACTTTCTCGGCCATGACATTAGGGTGCATAGGGAGTACTATCGACTGCCCCAATCAACGATTCAGCTGGCTAAGATCTCAAAGCTGCTTATGGCTATGGAGAAGGGAAGTGTGAAGGATATTCAAGGAAAATCTCTGGATGAAATTGGTG ATGACATAGACAAAATGGATACAGGATCACAGCAACTCCCTAATGTTTCCACATTGCAAG ACAATGAAGAAATGTTGACTTCTGGGACTTTTGGATCACCTCATCTCTCCGAGACTGCAGCTCAAG ATGACCAGGGGAACTCTGCCTGTGTAACTTCTGGTTCACCTCATCTCCCTGACTCCGTTACTCAAG GTTTCTGTGTTTCATCAAGGCGGTGTACGAAGAGACCATGGTCTGAGGAGGAGATACAAGCGGTGATGAAACATCTAAGGCCTTTTGTTGAAAACGGTGTCACTGCCACCAGCGGGCAGTGCAAGGAAAAGGAACACCCTATCTTGGAGACCAGATCCATTCAAAACATTAGAGATTTTGTCCGCAACAGAGGCTTGGCCTTTAAAAGGCATTCAAATGCTAAACGCTAA